DNA from Candidatus Binatia bacterium:
GTGCCCATCCAGGTCGTCGTGCTCGCTCGGGTCGGGGACTCTGGGAAGCACCAACTTATCTCGCGGCCGCCGATCGATCCGCCCCCGCGGGGCAAGGATCCCGCGGCGCTGGTCGAGGTGACCACGAAGCTGAACGAGCAGCTCGAGGCGATCATCCGCGAGTACCCCGAACAATGGCTCTGGATGCACCGCCGTTGGCGCGTTCCCGCTTGAACCACCACCCCTACCGGCGGTAAGAAGGTGCATGGCTTCGAGCCGCCGCAAGCGGAAACGCGCTGCAGCCTCGCAAAAGGCTCTCGCCGAGGTGCGAGGCAAGCTCGAGACTGCGCAGGAGGCGAAGATCTCCGCGGTCTCGCAGAGCACCGAGAGCCTGCGCGAGGAGAACGAGGCACTCGAAGAGCGCCTGACCGAGATGGTTCAGGAGATCGGCCAGCTTCGGTTCGTGGTCGATCGGGTGCCGCAGCTCGAGCGGGAGCTCCGCGCGAAGGACCTGCGGATCGCCGAGGCCGAGGCGGAAACCGACCGCCTCCGTGCGGCGCTGGACAGCGGGCGCCCGACGGCTCGTGCCGCCGCGGCCGCATCGCAAGCCGCGCGCCTCTTCGGTGCCGGGCGGTAGCGGGCCGCGCTCGGCGGCGACCCAGAGGGGTGGGCCCCGGGAAGTTGCAACCGAGGTCCAAGGTGGCCTAGGTTGGGCAATCGATCGATCGATTGAATTGCGGCCGCCCGTGAAGCCTGAAACCGAAAACACCAGATACTCCCCGCGCCAGAATACGAAGGCGCGGATTCTTCAAGCTGCACAGGAGGTTTTCGCCGAGCGCGGCTTCGAGGGCGCGTCCACGCGAGAGATTGCCTCGCGGGCCGACGTCAACATTTCGAGCCTGCATTATCACTGGGATTCGAAGGAAACCCTGTACCGCGCGATCTTCGCCCACATCTACCGCCAGCTCGTCGAGCTCGTTCAGGACGAAATTACGCGTCCGGGATCGCCCGCGGAGGCGCGTGCGATGATTGATCGCACGATGGGGCTGATCTTCGACGCGTTCGCGAACGAGCCGACCATTCCGAAGCTGCTTCTGCGTCGGCTCATCGAGGCACCGGATCTCGACGACGCCGCGGCGTCCGCCCTCAGTCCGTCCTGGAAAGTCTTCCAGGAATGGGCGCGGCGGTTCTCGGGCGACGAGATCTCGGCGCAAGACATCTCATTCCTGCTGCTCTCGGTGCAGTCGGCATTGCTGGTTTCGATGCTGGACTCGCCTCACGTCAACATGATGCTGGGCGGTTCAATTCAGGAGTCGAAGCGGCGTGTGCGTCTGCGCAGGCAGGTCATTTCCCTTGTCGAGAACCTCATGGGTGTCGCCGACGCCGAGGAATCCGCGTGAAGGCTTTCATTACCGCTTCGATAGATGCTGCAAATCTCACTCGGCTTCAGAAGCACATGGACATACACGTCGAAGACTGGAAGACGACCAAGAACATCTTCTTCGACGGCGATGCGTTTGCCAAGCGTATTTTGGAAGAGGGCTGCGACGTCGTGATCGTCGAGGCGGACCTGGTCCAGAAGGAAGTTCTCGAGGCATGCGACCTCAAGATGATCGGCGCGTGCCGTGGCGACCCTGTCAACATCGATGTCGAAGCGTCGACGAAGAAGGGGATTCCCGTCTTCTATACGCCTGCGCGCAACGCCGAGGCGGTGGCCGATCTCACACTCTGCTTCATGCTGATGATCGCGCGCAACGTGTACAACGCCGTGTCGTTCGTGAAGGGAAAGCGTGAGCAGTTAGACAACGCGGGCGACTATCTGAAGATGTACGAGTCGATGACGGGGGTCGAGCTCTTCGGTCGCACCGTCGGTATCGTCGGATTCGGCGCCATCGGGCAGCGGGTCGCTCAGCGCGTCCGCCCCTTCGGGTCGCGCATCGTCGCGTATGACCCGTTCGTGCCGGAGTCCGTGTTCGAAGAGCTGGGCGTCGAGAAGGCCGAGCTCGACACGGTCATGTCCGAGGCGGATTTCCTCACGATCCACGCTCCGGACATTCCCGAGACAAAGGGGATGATCGGCGCCCGGGAGATCGGCCTCTTGAAGGACGGCGTCTACTTCGTCAACACGGGTCGCGCCGCCACGGTCGAGGAAGAGCCGCTTTACGAGGCGTGCGCCTCCGGCAAGATCCGGGCAGCTGCGTTCGATGTGTTCTGGAAGGAACCCGTTCAGCCGGGCGATCGGTTTGTCGTCCTGCCGAACGTCATCGCGACGCCCCACATCGGCGGTGCGTCGCACGACGTGGTGACCCACCAGAGCACGATCATGTGCGATTGCATCGAAGCCTGGCTGGAGAAACGGCGCCCGCGCTTCCTCGCAAACCCGGACGTTTTTCCCGGCGACTCCTGAGCTTGCTCTGCGGCGCTTCTGAGCGCGGCCGCAGGTTCGTGTCGACTGAGCGTGCGCCCGCATGGTGGGGAGAGCGCTTGCCCGACCGCCCGGAACCGCCGTACCGTGGGAGTTCACGATGATCGAGGTTTCCCATTTGACGAAGCGGTTTGGCGACTTCGTTGCGGTCGACGACCTCTCGTTCTCGGTCGGCACCGGAGAATGCGTCGGGTTCCTCGGTCCCAACGGTGCCGGTAAGACGACCACGATGCGCGTCATCGCGGGAATCTTTCCTCCGACGACCGGCATCGTGCGCGTCGGCGGGCACGACGTTCGACGCGAGCCGAATGCCGCGCGCCGCGTGCTCGGATACTTCCCCGAGAACGCGCCGTTCTATCCGGAGATGAGCGTCGAGGGGTACCTGGCGTTCGTTGCCCGGGCGAAGCGCATCGAGCGTGCCGCGCGCGCGGGCCATGTGGAAAAGGCGCTCGCGGCGTGCGGCCTCGGTGAGGTGCGCCGGCGGCTCGTCGGGAAGCTCAGCAAGGGGTTCCGCCAACGAGTTGGTCTTTCGCAGGCGCTGCTCGGTGATCCCGATGTGCTCGTGCTCGACGAGCCCACGTCGGGGCTGGATCCGGGGCAGGTTACCGAGATTCGCGAGCTCGTGAAGAGCCTGCGTGGGCAGCGCACGATCGTTTTTTCGAGCCACGTTCTGTCCGAGGTGAGCCAGGTCGCCCAGCGGGTCGTCATCGTGGACCGGGGAAGGCTCGTCGCCGAGGACAGTCCCGCGGGTCTGTCGGAGCGCCTCGCGGGCGCGATGCCGTTGTGGGTGCGGGCCGACGTGGAGCCGAGCGAGCTCGGCACGGCGTTGTCCGGGGTCGACGGTG
Protein-coding regions in this window:
- a CDS encoding NAD(P)-dependent oxidoreductase is translated as MKAFITASIDAANLTRLQKHMDIHVEDWKTTKNIFFDGDAFAKRILEEGCDVVIVEADLVQKEVLEACDLKMIGACRGDPVNIDVEASTKKGIPVFYTPARNAEAVADLTLCFMLMIARNVYNAVSFVKGKREQLDNAGDYLKMYESMTGVELFGRTVGIVGFGAIGQRVAQRVRPFGSRIVAYDPFVPESVFEELGVEKAELDTVMSEADFLTIHAPDIPETKGMIGAREIGLLKDGVYFVNTGRAATVEEEPLYEACASGKIRAAAFDVFWKEPVQPGDRFVVLPNVIATPHIGGASHDVVTHQSTIMCDCIEAWLEKRRPRFLANPDVFPGDS
- a CDS encoding ABC transporter ATP-binding protein — encoded protein: MIEVSHLTKRFGDFVAVDDLSFSVGTGECVGFLGPNGAGKTTTMRVIAGIFPPTTGIVRVGGHDVRREPNAARRVLGYFPENAPFYPEMSVEGYLAFVARAKRIERAARAGHVEKALAACGLGEVRRRLVGKLSKGFRQRVGLSQALLGDPDVLVLDEPTSGLDPGQVTEIRELVKSLRGQRTIVFSSHVLSEVSQVAQRVVIVDRGRLVAEDSPAGLSERLAGAMPLWVRADVEPSELGTALSGVDGVESAESWDGRVRLIVADESAVERVSREVSARGWVILELRREALSLEDIFLRLVREPAQRAAREAEARS
- a CDS encoding TetR/AcrR family transcriptional regulator — protein: MKPETENTRYSPRQNTKARILQAAQEVFAERGFEGASTREIASRADVNISSLHYHWDSKETLYRAIFAHIYRQLVELVQDEITRPGSPAEARAMIDRTMGLIFDAFANEPTIPKLLLRRLIEAPDLDDAAASALSPSWKVFQEWARRFSGDEISAQDISFLLLSVQSALLVSMLDSPHVNMMLGGSIQESKRRVRLRRQVISLVENLMGVADAEESA